A stretch of the Porites lutea chromosome 12, jaPorLute2.1, whole genome shotgun sequence genome encodes the following:
- the LOC140953856 gene encoding neuropilin-1-like yields the protein MQVLKTQAFTVFIILLLGNLVILECEACNETHVGADSGILQSPNFPHNYPNEAYCSWNIRVNQSQHVFLMFSSSFSLQAENNTDVIRVYDGGNTTGEVLGVFYGGHPPPQGGLYSSANQMFVVFKTDNNKSFSGFQASYHALTCSDPLGMESGAISDAQISASSHYTKNWRRDHSAKKARLNSKVSWRNIEWWAAATSNLHQWLQVDFGGYTKVTRVATLGSGDGIVQYVTKFKIRYSSDGVIWQFYKEPGNANASAKVRWTC from the exons atgcaggttcttaaaACGCAGGCTTTTACTGTATTCATCATTTTATTGCTTGGAAATCTTGTAATCCTAGAATGCGAAGCTTGCAACGAGACTCACGTGGGTGCAGACAGTGGTATCCTTCAGTCTCCGAATTTTCCGCACAATTACCCGAATGAAGCCTACTGTTCCTGGAATATCAGAGTCAACCAATCACAGCACGTGTTTTTGATGTTCTCATCAAGTTTCAGTTTACAGGCTGAAAACAACACAGATGTCATTCGTGTGTACGATGGAGGGAATACCACAGGGGAGGTGTTGGGAGTGTTTTACGGAGGACACCCGCCCCCTCAGGGTGGACTCTATTCTTCAGCAAACCAAATGTTTGTGGTTTTTAAAACGGACAACAACAAATCTTTCTCCGGTTTCCAAGCTTCCTATCACGCCTTAACGTGTTCCG ATCCTCTTGGAATGGAAAGCGGGGCCATTTCTGATGCTCAAATAAGTGCATCTTCGCATTATACCAAGAACTGGCGACGTGACCATTCTGCAAAAAAGGCAAGGCTAAATTCGAAAGTGTCGTGGAGGAATATAGAATGGTGGGCAGCGGCTACAAGTAATCTTCACCAGTGGCTTCAAGTGGACTTTGGTGGTTACACCAAAGTAACACGTGTCGCGACTCTGGGAAGTGGAGACGGAATCGTACAATACGTGACTAAGTTTAAGATTCGGTATAGTTCTGACGGAGTCATATGGCAATTTTACAAAGAACCTGGTAATGCGAATGCTTCAGCAAAGGTACGCTGGACTTGCTAA